The sequence TTGTGTTTATATTGACAGGTGAGAAATCTGTTGCTTACAGGGTGCCTGTTTTGTGGGCCCCTGTTCCTCACGTTCTGCTTCCTTAACACTGTTGCAATTGCTTATAGTGCAACCGCAGCCCTTCCTTTTGGCACTATTGTAGTCATTGTCCTTATATGGACATTAGTAACCTCACCATTGCTTGTGTTGGGTGGTATTGCTGGGAAGAATAGCAAAGCTGAATTCCAAGCTCCTTGTCGCACCACAAAATATCCCAGAGAAATTCCACCTTTGCCTTGGTACAGGAGTACACTTCCTCAGATGGCAATGGCTGGGTTCCTTCCTTTCAGTGCCATTTACATTGAGCTTTACTACATATTCGCAAGTGTTTGGGGTCACAGAATCTACACCATCTACAGCATTCTGTTTATTGTTTTCATCATCCTCTTGATTGTCACTGCATTCATCACTGTGGCTTTGACATACTTCCAACTTGCTGCTGAAGATCATGAATGGTGGTGGAGGTAACATCTTGCATTTATTTTATACAATTTAATGGTTGTTTAACTGACTattattgtaataaaaaatcaaGGAGGAGAGGGAGAAATTTATCTATCTCTTTTAACTTAATATTATAGTAGCcataaaattttagaaaaagaaGTTATACAGGGAGCCTAGAGGGAGGGAGGCTtgcatttattattttcttggaAATAATAGCCTATTTTTACTCTCTTTTGGTAGAGTTTTCATTGCTGGGTCCACTGGCTCAATGCAACCAGTTGACTAAAGTATCTGAGTAAGTTGTTGTGGCTGGTTGGGCATTGTGAAATCAAACAGGAATCATTGTACTTGACTTCTCTAGCCATTTGCGTATATATTGGGCAGGGAAATAGTGTATTGGGGTTGTAGGTATATATAAGTTTGTGGAATATTCTTTCTTCAATTTTTGTGGGGTTAATATTCGTTTGATAGTTTTCTACAGGTTGGTAGTCAGTTTTTTCACTTTTGGTGTAAAGTGATGAATATTCTATGTTGATTTTGTTGCAGGTCTTTCCTATGCGGTGGATCAACTGGTCTGTTTATCTACGCATACTGTTTGTATTACTACTACGCCCGATCAGATATGTCTGGTTTCATGCAAACCTCATTCTTCTTCGGGTACATGGCATGCATCTGCTATGGTTTCTTCCTGATGCTCGGGATGGTGGGTTTCCGTGCTGCACTGCTCTTTGTTCGCCATATTTACAGATCGATCAAGTGTGAGTAAGCATTGTTGGCTCGATGCTGCTGCTCTGGGTAAAATCTGTGCTGGTTTCTTCTTCTGCTGCATCATCATCAAATGGAGGAAGGTCTGTGATTTTTGTTAGGTGGATTTGGTCTTTTAGGAATTCTACTCTGCGTTTGCTCCAACAGGGTTTAGGGATATATTGGGCTCTACTTATGTTGACTGTATGTATTTACAATGTTGATGTGGGGAAGAGATTGTATAACCACATTTTTACCTTACTCTCTAAAACGATATTTTCCATGTTAGCAAAAAGTGACCCTCTATTTTTATCTCTTTACACCAATTATTTTCCCACCATGGAgagattattttaattatggagagaaaaaaaaataagagaatttaAAGAGTTGCtttcaatatataatataatatgttatTATAGCTAAAAAATCTTTTACACTAAGTTTGTTATACCACCTTTTCGTGTGTATGTATGATTTTCAGTTACACAGCTaccaaatttaattatttcaatCAAGAATTGGTTATTATGATGTATGTGGTACATTTTCACTATCTATCTCCCTTATAAAATTCCTCATTTGGACTAGAAAGAAAAAAGTGTACCAATTCTAGAAATTGTGACTTACTGATTTGATACAAAATATAACATGTGCTAATTTTAttacataataaatattatactttttatttcataatttttctatttacgTTGGTTTTTTTAGAGAATAATTGTAAAATTTAAGTCAAACATATAGTACTACTGGTCTTATAATGAAAGTCACTGTATTTTAGTAAATCTTATACAAATAGATGTTAGAAGCACAAAGCATTTGATACATTAATCAAAAAGTAAACAAGAAAAGAAATGAAGAGAGTAATCTTGGCACTCACTCAATGATCTCTTGGAAACTACAAAGTATATTATAGTGTGGATGAATCCGAATACATATATAATGATTTAAATTAATGAATTAATGATCATAATTGTTGATCAATATCAAGTACTAGGTCGTGTGGCCCTAGGATAGATGCGAAAGTAACTGTCTTTCTTTGGGGAATCTGAGCAATCTTATGTGATTCTTCATGGGTCAAAGACCAATCAAAGATGTCCAAGTTTGTTCTCATTCTTTCCTTGTTGTAACTTTTTGCTACTAAGCTAACCCCTTGCTCGTACACCCATCTCAATGCGATCTGAGCAGTAGTCTTTCCCTTGGAGTTGGCAATTTCTTGGAGGACATCACACTCTATGACACTATTGTCTCCCCATTGAGTCCCAAAGGCACCCAATGGAGAGTAAGCTGTTATATGAATACCTTTCTCATTACAAAACTCCCTTAATTTCTTCTGCTGCCAAATTGGGCTCATCTCCACCTATATACAATTCATATCAAACATGAGGTGAATCTATTTCAATGACATTTTAGTCATTGTAAGTATTCCACCAATTTTTAAAGAATTCCTTCAAACAATTTATTTTACGTtagtataaaaaaattgaaatattatttgaaaACTTTTCAAATATTAGTGAGATgacttttataattataatataactatataccatcataaaaaaataattatttatttttccgtACCTAAAAACAATAATACTCTAAGTAGAGGCAAAGTTACATCCCTATATGAGAATTCTTCAATATATGATTGTAATTTAATGAGTAAGTAAGTAACATGGTATATTTTATGATAGTGTATAGACTCTAAGTATTCATCAAAGAAATGCTAAATGGTATAAGCTTACGCACCACTTAAAGTGTTATAttgttattagtataattaagtattgagtcccacataatttaatttaataattattgtaGAATATCACTAAGCATTTGCAAGACGTTACTTCAAGATAATGCTAAACACTACTGATACCTAATAACAATAATCTATTCGATATGATAAATCATAATATAGAATCTATATCCtatgatataatatttaatgCTATAGATTATTTACTTGGTTGAGAGCTGGATGGATTTTGGCTATGGAAAGTAGGTGGTGAAGCATTTGACAAGTGAAATTGCTGACTCCAATGTCCCTAGTTAGGCCAAGTCTCTTGCACTCTTCCATGCCTTCCCATACTGATTTTATATCTAAGGCTTCAATAAGTTCCCTCTCCACAGGCAAACTTTTCACATCTTTGCTCAATTTGAATGGCCAGTGAATAATGTACATGTCAACATACTCCAATTCAAGCTTTCTTAACATCATACAAATAAGTTATTATCATAAAATGTAATTTTGTGAAACTTAAATTTAGTGTTAAATCAACACTAAAAGAATACTATTTATTTAGTGTACCTAAGACTCATCTTGATTGCTGGCACCACAAGATCTCGATGGGCAAAGGTGGCGAAAAGCTTGGTAGTGATGAAGAGCTCATCTCTAGATTTGATCAAGCCTAGGCTTAAAGCTTCCGCAATGGCTTTGGCCAAGTGCTCCTCTGAGCCGTAAACAAAGGCCGTGTCAAAGTGGCGGTACCCCACTTTGATGGCTTCAACAATGGTGCTTTTCGCCTTTTCCATGTTGGTAGGAGGATAAGAGGACGTTCCCATCCCCACCAAAGGCATGGCCTTGATCTCATTGTTGCAACTACTACTAATACTACTCCTCAattctattttaggaataataATAGCCATATAGTATAGTGCTTATGTATATAAGTCTTAACTTTGTGTTGCCTTAATATACCCTAAAGTGTGTTGTGTATGAATTAATAATAGATACACATGTAATTTATACACTTACATGTGTATAAAAATGCACAAAATAATGTCAACTATATAATTGTTTTCTAGTTTTGTCTATATTTGAAGTATATTATAAACGGTTAATATATGATATGGTGGTTGGTTTTTAGTGTTTGATTCcattttgaatccattaattgtTTGACTTAGGGCACTTGGCCGGCTGATTTACAGAttaattaagttagaattagacaaaaattaaagaaatattaaattaattttttattgcaaTCTCTTTAGGATGAaagaaataattataatttacagTGTTAcagatttatttttgtttttttttaatttacttttttttacgaaaaacaactaaaaacaataTTAGTTTTAAATACGCGTGTTGTGATGTGTTAGTCCGAAATACAAGTTGTGTCGTGTTgaactataaaaaaatatgagtCGTGTCGTGTAACAattttatgttggaaattattttaccaggatcttagatctactcacaagtatattgtttaacaccctaaatatgaactttctaaaacgataaaataaacacatataaagttaagaaaaccttacattgatgcagcagaattaatgtctccttccactcagatctctaacccttgtatcctttctgtcgcagagtataatcaagatctgagcccgaatgtccttctctttgagtttgatccttcacagtcttccaatctatgattgagttactacttgctgtgtgtgggcacttactctttcacaaGGGTTCGaaaatatagaagaagaaaagagaagagagaggttcgaccaaggtatagaaaaggggaaggctcagtttttttgaagagagaattttctgtcagaagaataatgaaaagcatattatttgactgagccatcactttctatttataggcaactactaggtttaggttaggaattatttgacattaaaataatgaaaatatcaatttaaaaatcctaaataagtggccggccatggtgtagataatgggcccacttgattttgcagttttcacaaattttatttctattttctcaaaaatgccaattttccaattctaaccatttaaatgccaaaactaattatttaataactaaaatagattattaaataatattgtcatttaatttaattattaactagacatataaagtccattaataaataaataaacctagaatctcttttctttacaatttcgcccattcttagtgaaaattcacaaattagacatagtctaactttagaattataattgactaatcacgaatcaattattgagtcttacaagcagtatgttctcaactagaatggggaccatggatctatatgctgagcttccaataagtgaaccgaatttaccaagtaaattcctacttattaattcttcgttgaatccactcttagaacttagaattgcactctcagacttatatagagcatattatatgtttcacgatatagatatgctatctcatttaaccattgttataatcttattgtgatcaaagatcctctatatagatgatctacatcgagatgggataattttgccgttctcacccctcaatgtattttgccccttaaaacacttagctacctgtaaatgttgtttagtgatctaagaattagtcacttaaacaagagctcatccatttacttctatttgctaagctcgaaggaaatcatcacttgacttctatacaccagtagaagctatagattccatatttatgttcagtactcccactcaatcatactatcatgttcccaaaatatacgtatcaccctgacccaaaagtaggcttaactaataaatcaaagaacatgaatagtactcctgagttgagcctaagcatatcaggatttagattcttttaatcttaagatcaactactgatattgacttggaaagatataacggtaagtttgtaatatcttaactaagttgcaatatcggtccagtccaatgtatactccatacattcgaaactagtatactttgttaatgtcctggaaagaacataacacttactccaagtgtaagtacacatcatcgctgattatcacattagtgtaaatccaaaacactgatgaaacagggacttagtcttttgattcatatgatcacaatcgcattccactgtgttgacgacactgtaattgtgaataaacatatgatctggatttaactgattctgtgtgtaaatgtaataaacatattaaaccattagcatgtaaaattcatgcaaacattaatcacttcaaatttcttatattgattactaatcagattgtaaagagttttatttagggcataaaacccaacattttatAGGATAGGTCCAGTACggtttgtgttgggttttatgccctaaataaaactcatttcaatataatcagatttacttattaatatagatcagaaataacatttaatgttgcatggttcacatgatttattt is a genomic window of Cannabis sativa cultivar Pink pepper isolate KNU-18-1 chromosome 9, ASM2916894v1, whole genome shotgun sequence containing:
- the LOC115723940 gene encoding D-galacturonate reductase-like gives rise to the protein MAIIIPKIELRSSISSSCNNEIKAMPLVGMGTSSYPPTNMEKAKSTIVEAIKVGYRHFDTAFVYGSEEHLAKAIAEALSLGLIKSRDELFITTKLFATFAHRDLVVPAIKMSLRKLELEYVDMYIIHWPFKLSKDVKSLPVERELIEALDIKSVWEGMEECKRLGLTRDIGVSNFTCQMLHHLLSIAKIHPALNQVEMSPIWQQKKLREFCNEKGIHITAYSPLGAFGTQWGDNSVIECDVLQEIANSKGKTTAQIALRWVYEQGVSLVAKSYNKERMRTNLDIFDWSLTHEESHKIAQIPQRKTVTFASILGPHDLVLDIDQQL